The nucleotide window CTGAGTAAAGTACCATTATaatgaaatgttaaataaagtcaGACCTTAGAAGTGACTATGAACAGGGTTTTAAAAATGGCATATATGTCAATGCTAtgccttattaaaaaaaaaaacagaatatgatAATATTTCAATAGTAtttatgcattttaaaattgttgcCTATATTAGGAAAGGCCCACTTTGAAATACAACAGGGAATTGTGGACATATCTTAATGGTTAATTTGGGAAgtttttatcatttctttttcagaatcagctttatttgccaggtatgaggacatgTACAcagaatttttctttggatcgtattgctcacaatgtgcttattcatacaaaacaatataacaaaaacgatatagacaggttgagacaaTGCAATGaatgcaaagtatgcaggagcaAATTATAACaatgatagttattattttaattatggagcatggtgcaaagggtgctggaataaataacattatgttattatatactgtaagtattatattacatataatatatacacattacattaaataGAAGTCATGATCGGAGGGCATGATGGCACCGttgatcttttctgcagtcctaactgtccgtagtctgctcctgtcctttttagtgggagatccaaaccagacagtgatggacgtgcagaggacagactggatgtAGAAGTAAATCAGCtgctccttaggcaggttgagcttcctgagctggcgcaggatgtccgggatgatggtgttgaatgccGAGCTGAAGTCCTTGAACATGATTCTCCTGTATTCCCAAGTTGAATGAATCATCCAAAGACTTGTTagccctgtaggcaaactgcagaGGGTCCAGCAAGGGGACTGTGATGTCCTTCAGGTGGGCCAACACCAGTCTTTCAAAGGACCTCACGACCACAGCTATCAGGGCGACAGGCCTGTAGTCGTCTAGTCCAGAAATGGAGTTCTTTTTGGGGACTGGGATGATTGTGGAGCATTTGAAGCAGGAGGAGATCTTCAGATAGCTCCAGTGATCTGTTAAAGATCTGAGTGAAGATGGGGGCCAGCTGGTCTGCACACATAATTTGATACACCTGTGGTTAGTGATTGCAGCGCTGGGGTTTGAGGGTATAATATAGGAACTAACCACTTCTCACTCCCCAACTCACTGTCTGCTGCCATGTCTTTCTCTGTAAAGTACCAGCTGGAGTTTCAGGAGAACTTTGAGCCTTTTGTGAAGGCCGGTGGTAAGAGTTCAGCTTTCTTTCATAAAGTGTTTTAACCGGTACCTTTGGAAGTGCTTGGAACATGAGAAGTATTTGTAATTCAAAATAGTTAGCTGACTTGTGTAACAATGCTAAATTACAACTCAATGAAAACTGTTCAGCCAAGGAAATTAAATACTTATTGGGATTGGTGGTTTCTCAACCAGCTTTTTTCTGTCTTAAGGTTTCCCTGATGAATTAATCCAGAAAAGCAAAGACATTAAGAGCGTCTCTGAGATTGAGGAGAATGGGGACGGTCCCCACCAGCTCAAAGGTGCTAGTACATACCTTCCCCATTGGGTAGAAGGCAGAGCTGGAGACCGCCACACGGAAGCTGGCCAAGGTAAGCCAGCACACTCTTACAGCAAAATACATAGCCGACTACAACGTATGGACAACTATAATGTATTGAAACAGCACACATGTTGTTAAATCCTCTTGCACATTGCTCAAAAACTGTCCCTTATCTTGTCTCATGCTTCTAAGGTGGATGTTCAGTGTGATGTCAACAAGCTCAAGGTCTCCTTGAAGGTAATAAAGTCTTCAACAGAACTGGTTGATTTAGACACATTGTCAATGTGAGTAGAATAACTCAATTTCTGTCAGTTTTGCATGACTTTCTAATgactttatatttctttttcagaCTGTGTACAAGATGAGCAAGAGCAAATAAATGTTTGCACTTGGGATAAAATGTAAAAGACATACCTGTAATGGTCTTTTTGGACTGAAATGTCACTGGCACCTATCAGTTACAGACATACATTTCTTGATTACAAGTACACATCTGGAAGAGCCATAAAGAATACAGTGTTCAGAATTCACGTGACTGGTTTACTTTTTCTCATACAAAGTGTTTAGTGTTGACCAGGCTAAAGTCTTGACTGCAGGGAGTTTGAAACATGTAACCATGTTTAATCAATTGATGTTGGAGGTGTACAAAAGCCTCTGATTTTACACAATCTAACTGGCCTCATATTGATGtgttcacacatgcactgcaaacCTGAAATTATCTAACACCGGTGGAGCTGTATTTGCCAACTTggtgtattttgggtttctgttTCACACTTTGACGCCCATTAGACATGTCAACGCACCAAGAACTGGAGCAGCTGGTACCAACGCTTTACATCTCATTACGACAAGTGACAAGCTAACCGAGGAGGGATCCTTCAGGACCGACAGACTTGCAAAAGATGTTGGAAATTGCAGCAAGCGCTAATGGAGTTTAGTGTATGCTCTAAGTTGTGCTTAATTGCTTTCACATACATTCTAAATAACTTGGCCCTAGTAATTTTACAGTGCATGTATTGTGGCCCCAGAGACAGGGGGCCGCTTCTTCGGTGACATCATCCTCAGGCTCCTGCATCTGGCCTGTCTAACTTCTAACAGCCAGATGAGCTGCTTCTGGCACCGAGGTTTCATGAGAAACTCATCTGCTGTAGAGATGAAATGGGACTTgtagttttatttcatgtggaaGTATTACATGTTTGACATCAAACTGTATTTGTTCTTTCTAGCCTAACCTTGAACTTAACCTAAGTTGGTCCTTCTCAGGGCCTTTTGCTGGATCTGGCTAAAGTTTGATGCATATTTTAGTGTTATGTTCTGATTGGAAAGGAATGAACTTCACCTGTCATGTGTAAGAGTGCTGAACGTATTAAGAATACGGCACAGCAAAAAACATGTCACACAAGGCAATCATTTGTAGAATTGTATTGCAAATCACCATTGTGCAAAGGCTGTGCTTGTAATGGCTAAAGAATCAGCAGCATCTCTACTGACAAAGCATAGCACctgtacattaaaaacaatgctGTTGTATGAGCTCCATCAGGGACATTAAAACTGGACCTCAGTTTtccttttacacattttcaaacaTAAAATACTATTGATACCATGGCTTGGTTAAACACTTGATGGTTAAAATGTCAATCCGTTGCTTTCTATCTTGCATTAGTCCCAAATTGTACCTAAATCTTGACTGAGGGTCTAGATAATCATTGTCTGGTTTTAAAATGGTGGGCCTTGAGGAGTGCCATCATCACACACATATTGTCTGGATAGGTCACCAGAGAAGTTATTTCAACTTGTGCTGGCTCATGACCACGCAAGCATGTTCATGCGGGATGTGGTTATCTTTTCCGAGCTGCATTTTAATCACCGTTGCCTGTTTCCAAACAATATAAATAACATTAGTTGTATATCACACTCCCTTTAGTCAAGTAGTCACAGAACACTGCCTTGGAAGGGACTGCAAGCAAGCaaggcacacacaaacagaccgCCACATTAGAGAGCGATGCACTGCAACTTAACAACACTGTTATTAGCTGACATAAAACTTAGAGAGGAGGGAACACAAGTTTACCTGACTTTCTGTACTTTTCTTCCAATGGTTTTTGGCTGGACCGCAGCAACCAGCCCTAAGACCTCACAattctgtccctctgtctgtgaATCACTGAGTCACTCTGTCACGGAGTGATGAAGTTCCATCATCGGCGTGAGAGTAGTGACGTCTGTGTTGGTGTTACCCCATTGGTCATTGCCCTTTAAAAATGCATTGGTGTGGCACAGGCCTTCAATCAGATAAACCTTCTATATCTATTTTCACATTATGGACACCACCGCTGGCTATCCCTGCAATAATTTACCACTACTATGCATATTGACCATACACGATCCAGCCACATACTAGGTTTTGAACTTTCCTTTTTTGTGATTGGATAGTTCCACTTCATCTTCTTATCAAAGGGTTAAACGTTGACACACGAGGGGTAGACGGGGCCCCTGCGTGATTTACAGGGGCTTGCGCAACTTGCGTAGTGATCGCATGGGCCGACCCGCTTTGTTTTAAGCTCTCTCGTAGGCCATTTAAGCGCTTTTATGGTTCTTCTGGTAACCAAGGGGGGCCTAAGCAGCCGCTTGGTTCACTTATTTATTGGACTGGCTCAGATCTGAGGGATTCTCACATGATGTGCGTATTATCATTGCAACTCCAGTGACACACTATCACTGTCGCAACAGTTATGCCGGTTATCTTCCAGTACTCACCTTTGATCCATTTTTTGTTAACTTTGTGTTTTAACCAGCTCTTGTTCAGTGCCAAACAACTTGGTTAGAGAAATACACTCATTCAACACTGATGACAAATTATTGACATTGTGTTAGATTGAATGATCTTGTAATATCTCAGTCTGCTCTGatatctctcttctgtctcaaGAATCTTATCTAGTGACCTGAGTAGAGTACCTTTATAATGAAATGTTGAGTAAAGGTCACACTTTCTAAGTTACTATGTACTGCAGCAGTTACTATGTCCTGCTAAACCTTAaaagaaaactgacaaaaacatagtaaaatatttaatcacatttatgcatttaaaatatgtacagtGTATCAGGACAGGAGCTCTGTGACTGTAACAGGAAGTTTTGGTCAAAAACTACATTTCTTGTTAAACTAAACTGACTTCTCTTAGAATTGTTATCTGCGTTTCCCCATTTTAGACAAAATAAGGGGAAATGTTTTCTCTGATTTGCCCAAAATGTTTGCAGGCAAACTTTAAAAAGTAGATTTCATGACATTCAGCTTtcagagaaaaaacatgttctcTTAAACTTTGTTTACAGATTCTGTAAACATTGAAGAGGTGCACagtgaaaaatgcaaaatatcatgttattttatgttgtaAATGATTTTGAATGAGATAATTCCATTGATTTTCTATGCATCCGCAGTGGTGGATCTTGAAGTGGGCTGGAGCTGCCTTAATTTGAGACACCTGTGGTTAATGATTGCAGCGCTGGAGTTTGAGGGTATAAAACAGGCAGCCACCCACTTCTCATTCCCACCGTCACTGTCTGCAGTCATGTCTTTCTCTGGAAAATATCAGCTGGACTCTCAGGAGAACTTTGAGCCTTTCATGAAGGCCATTGGTAAGTGTTCAGTTTCTTTCCTAAAGTGTTTTAACCAGTAGCTTTGGAAGTGCTTGAAACCAGAGAAGTATTTGTAATTCAAAATGGTTAGCCGACTTGTCTAACAATGGTAAATTACAACTGAAGACTGGTGTGCCAAGGAAATTTAAATGCTTATTGGGATTTGCCTGTTTCTCAACCAGCTTTCTGGTTTCAAGTCTTAAAACCTCCCTGATGAGGTTTTAAATTGGTAGTTTAAGTTTTCATATTAAGTCTAACTATTCCTTAAAAGTTGAAACATGAGCAATTTGAAATTAATCTGCTATATTAGATTATCAAAGTGGGAACTTGTCATGCAAGGAAATGCAACACTACTTGTGATTGGCGGTTTTTCaactagctgttttttttttatattgtcaaGGTCTTCCTGATGAACTTATCCAGAAAGGCAAAGACATTAAGAGCATCTCTGAGATTGAGGAGACTGGTGCTAGCTTCAAAGTGACAGTCACCACTGGCTCGAAGGTCCTCGTAAATACCTTCACCATTGGACAGGAGGCTGAGCTGGAGACGGTCACTGGGGAGAAGGTCAAGGTAAGCCTGCACGCTACATTCAGTGTTCCAAACAAATGTCTGCAAACTTAACTGTTTCAAAATCCCTTGCAAATTCAAGAAttgcataacttttttttttttaaaaggctgtGGTTCAGCGCGACGGTAACAAGCTGAAGGTCTCCTTGAAGGGAATTGAGTCTGTCACAGAACTGGTGGACTCTAACACAATTGTCAATGTGAGTAGAAAAACATGACTCTTAGTTTGTCATTCAGTGTCAAGTAATTTCTAATGtctgtgctttgtgttttgtttttttcagactaTGACTGTGGGTGGGATTGTGTACAAGAGGACCAGCAAACGCATGTAATGTCTGCACTTGGTAAAATAAAATAGCAGAAGGCACATCTGTCTTGGCTTATTTTTTTGGGACTAAAATGTCACTGAAAGAAACTGTTATAAATGTGggatttaaagtgtgtgtgtataaaggcccataacacccacacaggtgtatGTAGTTCTGTGGCTAATTAGACATTTTTTGGGGCCTGCTGAACAAAAGTATTCAGAAGAGATCCAGAGTAACAGAAGCGCAGCTTAACTTGGTGTGCCACCTTAAAAATCAAACCGGGTGTAGGTAGTTGTGATAAGTCCAAGGCTTGATCAA belongs to Etheostoma spectabile isolate EspeVRDwgs_2016 chromosome 5, UIUC_Espe_1.0, whole genome shotgun sequence and includes:
- the LOC116690034 gene encoding fatty acid-binding protein, liver-type; translation: MIAALEFEGIKQAATHFSFPPSLSAVMSFSGKYQLDSQENFEPFMKAIGLPDELIQKGKDIKSISEIEETGASFKVTVTTGSKVLVNTFTIGQEAELETVTGEKVKAVVQRDGNKLKVSLKGIESVTELVDSNTIVNTMTVGGIVYKRTSKRM